In a genomic window of Zingiber officinale cultivar Zhangliang chromosome 9B, Zo_v1.1, whole genome shotgun sequence:
- the LOC122024012 gene encoding protein GrpE-like isoform X2, which produces MAAIASHSLFPSLRPLTSSKSLKTSRSTSVSARRNPSAKFSAISTSLISSCPPRRSFKGHVNVADSTSKTISGEEENQISESINQKDLPSMGSLIQAYKEAIIAGDETTAQEIETLICTVENQKTVLSAKFAEITTLLATDKDQYLRMKADFENFRKKTEKHRLNFTSDIRGDVIESLLPMVDSFEKTIKEIKPETEKEKKIEFSYQGIYKQFVEVMRSFGVSVVETVGKPFDPSAFNI; this is translated from the exons ATGGCTGCAATTGCCAGCCACTCCCTCTTCCCTTCGCTCCGCCCCCTGACCTCCTCAAAATCTCTCAAAACCTCCAGATCGACATCCGTCTCTGCCCGCCGGAACCCTAGCGCCAAATTTTCAGCGATCTCCACATCCCTCATCTCTTCCTGTCCTCCCCGGAGATCATTTAAGGGGCACGTCAATGTCGCAGATTCAACCTCAAAG ACAATTAGTGGTGAAGAAGAGAACCAGATATCAGAAAGCATCAATCAAAAAGACCTGCCATCTATGGGGAGTCTTATCCAAGCTTACAAGGAGGCTATCATAGCAGGAGATGAAACAACGGCTCAAGAAATTGAGACTCTAATATGTACTGTGGAGAATCAGAAAACTGTTCTATCTGCAAAATTTGCAgagataacaactttgttagcaaCTGACAAGGACCAATATCTCCGGATGAAAGCTGATTTTGAGAATTTTAGGAAAAAAACTGAGAAGCACCGCCTTAACTTTACATCAGATATTCGAGGGGATGTAATTGAGAGTTTATTGCCTATGGTTGACAGTTTTGAGAAGACAATAAAGGAGATAAAGCCAGAAACAGAGAAGGAAAAGAAGATTGAGTTTAGCTATCAGGGCATATACAAGCAGTTTGTGGAGGTCATGAGAAGCTTTGGCGTCTCTGTAGTAGAGACGGTTGGCAAACCATTTGATCCTTCT
- the LOC122024477 gene encoding fatty acid amide hydrolase-like produces MPSKCCGSLFQFVDRLVGGNSAMGILRDAGKCYRPVADVDLGPNSDEFYILADVKAPRVAGLLVKIFVWILESWILGPIVVYFLKKDNKVQRLVSNAVIQEPPLFVPDHDNQDVAEQSVSLVKPNLSPAERVQEAAGCLPASLESSLHGSPCQFRRWTIRDFARAYRSGETTPLAVAKRFLAAVKESEDPKLQMAFFINFSPDDIIRQAEESAQRFQIGAPISIMDGILVAIKDEIDCLPYPTTGGTTWLHKSRPCIDDASCVRQLRSCGAILVGKTNMHELGAGTSGINPHYGATRNPCDINKVSGGSSSGSAAVVCAGLCPVALGVDGGGSVRMPAALCGVVGFKPTSSRLSNSGVLPLNWTVGMPGILATTVEDALLTYAAICSDPPNRPTLLQPSLNFPLLNSAQPLTDIKLAKSSKWFNDSTIDVRNCCDRAISMLCKQYGWKVLDVTVPEIEEMRLAHYVTIGSECTASLAPHLSKLDRAEIGWDARVALSVYGSFTSKDYLNAQRIRNRQTQFHREIFKKADVIVTPTTGVTAYPLLSDALSTGELDYINGAALVRYSIAGNFLGLPAITVMVGYDTGGLPIGLQFIGRPWSEATLLHLAFAMQTICIKSYKKPQVFYNLLETK; encoded by the exons ATGCCGAGCAAGTGCTGTGGCAGTCTCTTTCAGTTCGTCGATCGACTTGTTGGTGGCAATTCAGCGATGGGGATCTTGAGGGACGCCGGGAAGTGCTACAGGCCGGTCGCCGACGTCGATCTCGGCCCGAACAGCGACGAGTTCTATATCCTTGCCGATGTCAAag CTCCGCGAGTGGCTGGCCTTCTCGTGAAGATATTCGTGTGGATTCTGGAGTCGTGGATCCTCGGCCCCATCGTGGTCTACTTCCTCAAGAAGGACAACAAAGTTCAGAGG CTCGTCTCAAACGCTGTAATTCAAGAGCCGCCGCTCTTCGTTCCTGATCATGATAACCAAG ACGTCGCGGAGCAAAGCGTTAGCCTAGTTAAGCCTAATCTGTCGCCGGCCGAACGAGTTCAGGAGGCCGCAGGCTGCCTTCCTGCAAGTTTGGAATCCAGTTTGCATGGTTCACCTTGCCAATTCAGACGTTGGACTATCCGAGACTTCGCGAGAGCTTACAGATCAGGAGAAACGACTCCTCTTGCA GTTGCAAAGAGGTTCTTGGCTGCTGTTAAAGAGTCCGAAGATCCCAAACTCCAAATGGCTTTCTTCATTAACTTCAGCCCTGATGATATTATCAGGCAGGCAGAAGAATCAGCACAAAGATTCCAAATAG GAGCTCCAATTTCGATCATGGATGGAATTCTTGTAGCTATAAAGGATGAGATCGACTGCCTGCCTTATCCTACAACTG GAGGGACTACATGGCTGCACAAGTCCAGGCCATGCATTGATGATGCAAGCTGTGTGAGGCAATTGAGGTCATGTGGTGCCATCCTTGTGGGGAAGACCAACATGCATGAGCTTGGAGCCGGGACCAGTGGCATCAATCCACACTACGG CGCTACGAGGAACCCCTGCGACATCAACAAGGTTTCTGGAGGTTCATCGAGTGGATCGGCCGCAGTAGTGTGTGCTGGATTGTGTCCTGTTGCTCTCGGAGTTGATGGAGGGG GGTCTGTGAGAATGCCCGCAGCTTTGTGTGGTGTTGTTGGATTCAAACCAACTTCAAGTCGCTTATCGAATTCAGG GGTTCTTCCATTGAATTGGACTGTCGGAATGCCTGGAATATTAGCAACGACCGTCGAGGATGCTCTTTTAAC TTATGCTGCTATTTGTAGTGATCCTCCAAATCGACCAACACTTTTACAA CCTTCACTCAACTTTCCCCTACTCAACTCGGCGCAGCCCCTCACCGACATAAAGTTAGCCAAATCTTCCAAG TGGTTTAATGATAGCACAATTGATGTAAGGAACTGTTGTGACCGAGCTATAAGTATGCTATGCAAGCAGTATGGATGGAAG GTTCTGGATGTGACCGTTCCCGAGATCGAAGAGATGAGGCTTGCTCACTATGTCACAATTGGATCAGAATGCACTGCTTCATTGGCTCCTCATCTCTCAAAACT TGATCGTGCGGAAATAGGCTGGGATGCACGAGTTGCGCTCTCCGTGTATGGTTCATTCACAAGCAAAGACTATTTGAATGCACAAAGAATCAG GAACCGACAAACGCAATTCCATAGAGAGATTTTTAAGAAGGCTGATGTGATTGTCACACCGACCACAGG TGTTACTGCATACCCATTACTAAGTGATGCTTTGAGCACCGGTGAACTCGACTACATAAATGGAG CCGCACTTGTGAGATACTCCATAGCAGGAAACTTCCTTGGATTGCCTGCAATTACTGTCATG GTCGGCTATGACACGGGAGGCTTACCAATCGGCCTACAATTTATCGGAAGACCATGGTCGGAAGCAACTCTACTCCATTTAGCATTTGCAATGCAG ACAATTTGCATCAAAAGCTACAAGAAGCCCCAAGTGTTCTACAATCTCCTTGAGACGAAGTAA